Proteins co-encoded in one Strix uralensis isolate ZFMK-TIS-50842 chromosome 2, bStrUra1, whole genome shotgun sequence genomic window:
- the SLC25A30 gene encoding kidney mitochondrial carrier protein 1 produces the protein MSALNWKPFIYGGLASITAECGTFPIDLTKTRLQVQGQVNDAKYKEIRYRGMVHALVRICREEGLKALYSGIAPAMLRQASYGTIKIGTYQSFKRMFVEHPEDETLMINVLCGILSGVISSSIANPTDVLKIRMQAQGSVIQGGMMGNFIQIYQKEGTKGLWKGVSLTAQRAAIVVGVELPVYDLTKKHIIMSGFMGDTVYTHFLSSFTCGLAGALASNPIDVVRTRMMNQRSQQHGGHSNYKGTLDCLLQTWKNEGFFALYKGFWPNWLRLGPWNIIFFLTYEQLKKLDS, from the exons ATGTCAGCGCTAAACTGGAAGCCCTTTATTTATGGAGGTTTAGCATCAATCACTGCAGAATGTG gtactttCCCCATTGATCTGACCAAAACACGTCTGCAGGTTCAAGGTCAAGTTAATGATGCCAAATATAAAGAGATCCGCTACCGTGGAATGGTGCATGCACTAGTCAGAATATGCAGAGAAGAAGGATTGAAAGCCCTATACTCTGG GATTGCACCTGCAATGCTACGGCAAGCTTCATATGGAACTATAAAAATAGGCACTTACCAGAGCTTCAAAAGAATGTTTGTTGAGCATCCAGAAg ATGAAACCCTGATGATAAATGTTCTGTGTGGCATTCTTTCGGGAGTAATCTCATCATCTATTGCCAACCCTACTGATGTCTTAAAG ATCAGAATGCAAGCCCAAGGTAGTGTGATTCAAGGAGGAATGATGGGAAACTTCATACAGATCTACCAAAAGGAAGGCACTAAGGGATTATGGAAG GGGGTATCATTGACAGCACAGAGAGCTGCTATTGTTGTTGGAGTGGAACTGCCAGTGTATGACCTTACCAAGAAGCACATAATTATGTCTGGATTTATGGGAGATACAGTATATACTCACTTCCT CTCAAGTTTTACTTGTGGGTTAGCTGGAGCCCTTGCCTCCAACCCGATTGATGTTGTGAGAACACGCATGATGAATCAGAGAAGCCAACAACATGGAGGACACTCAAACTACAAGGGTACTTTGGATTGCTTGTTACAA ACATGGAAGAATGAAGGCTTTTTTGCTCTATATAAAGGGTTTTGGCCAAACTGGTTAAGACTTGGTCCTTGGAATATCATT TTCTTTCTGACGTATGAACAATTGAAGAAATTGGACTCCTGA